In Pochonia chlamydosporia 170 chromosome 3, whole genome shotgun sequence, the following are encoded in one genomic region:
- a CDS encoding uridine permease Fui1 (similar to Neosartorya fischeri NRRL 181 XP_001264438.1): MPVSQRLKDWGDRLAVESEEGLTPSQLMLINHDLKPVEKERRQWGPWNFVGFWIADSYNINTWMISSSMIIGGLSWWQAWICVWVGYSIAACFIVMNGRIGAMYHIGFPVVNRASFGIWGGLWPVFNRAAMACIWYGVQAYIGGNCVYLMIRSIWKSWDRTQMPGPFEPGVSSTPDFVSFFIFWFCSLPAIWFPVHKIRHLFTVKAYFVPPAGIAFLIWALVRAGGAGPIIKKSNTVHGSDLAWEMVKGIMSSIANFATLIINDSDFTRFARKPKDAIWSQLLAIPIGFAFTSLIGIFVSSSSTVIYNEPIWNPLSLLGNFIDDGGAAQRFGVFVISLAFAVAQLGTNISANSISAGTDMTALLPRYINIRRGGYICAAVGLAMCPYNLLTSANNFTTYLSAYSVFLSSIAGVMSTDYYLVRKGYLNVKELYDARKTGPYFYTFGVNWRGYIAYIAGILINVVGFAGAVGRQVPKGATYIYNLNFFCGFIVSSLTYWILCKISPVPETSDTWMEVGEVIDDLHVAYDTSKDGYDEEKTTMGQRIDGDQAHHF; this comes from the exons ATGCCAGTTTCCCAAAGGTTGAAAGACTGGGGGGACAGGCTCGCAGTAGAGTCTGAAGAAGGGCTCACTCCCTCTCAGCTCATG CTCATAAATCATGACTTGAAACCCGTTGAAAAGGAAAGGCGGCAGTGGGGGCCGTGGAATTTTGTGGGATTTTGGATCGCCGATTCGTACAATATCAACACTTGGATGATTTCATCGTCCATGATTATTGGCGGCCTGTCTTGGTGGCAAGCCTGGATATGTGTTTGGGTAGGATATTCCATCGCAGCGTGCTTCATCGTTATGAATGGTCGCATCGGTGCCATGTACCACATCGGTTTCCCGGTCGTGAATCGAGCGTCCTTTGGCATCTGGGGCGGCTTGTGGCCAGTCTTTAATCGTGCTGCCATGG CGTGCATCTGGTATGGCGTACAAGCATACATCGGAGGCAACTGCGTGTATCTGATGATTCGATCCATCTGGAAATCCTGGGATCGTACCCAGATGCCTGGCCCGTTCGAACCAGGAGTGTCGAGTACGCCCGACTTTGTGTCGTTTTTCATTTTCTGGTTCTGCTCCCTACCTGCCATTTGGTTCCCTGTTCACAAAATCCGGCACTTGTTCACTGTCAAGGCGTATTTTGTGCCACCAGCAGGCATTGCATTCTTGATATGGGCTCTTGTGCGTGCAGGCGGAGCTGGTCCCATTATCAAGAAGTCAAATACAGTGCATGGCAGTGATCTTGCATGGGAAATGGTCAAGGgcatcatgtcgtcgatTGCAAACTTTGCCACTCTTATTATCAATGATTCAGATTTTACGAGATTTGCTCGCAAGCCAAAGGATGCCATCTGGTCGCAGCTACTTGCAATTCCTATCGGGTTCGCCTTCACCTCATTGATTGGAATTTTTGTATCGTCATCTTCCACGGTCATTTACAACGAACCAATATGGAATCCCCTCAGCTTATTGGGCAATTTTATAGACGATGGCGGCGCAGCGCAACGATTTGGCGTCTTTGTCATTTCCCTCGCCTTTGCCGTGGCCCAACTTGGTACCAATATTTCTGCCAACTCAATATCTGCAGGTACAGATATGACAGCCCTGCTTCCTCGATATATTAATATTCGACGCGGTGGATACATTTGCGCTGCCGTTGGGTTAGCCATGTGTCCTTACAACCTGTTGACCAGTGCCAACAACTTTACGACCTATCTTTCAGCATACAGCGTTTTCCTCAGCTCTATTGCCGGCGTCATGTCTACTGACTATTATCTCGTCCGGAAGGGCTACCTGAATGTCAAGGAACTCTACGACGCACGCAAAACGGGACCTTATTTTTACACGTTTGGTGTCAACTGGCGTGGCTACATCGCATATATTGCTGGCATTCTCATCAATGTCGTCGGATTCGCTGGCGCTGTAGGTCGACAAGTGCCCAAGGGGGCGACGTATATTTACAATCTCAACTTTTTCTGCGGCTTCATTGTGTCCTCCTTGACCTACTGGATACTCTGCAAAATTTCTCCGGTGCCAGAAACGAGTGATACGTGGATGGAGGTTGGGGAGGTGATTGATGACTTGCATGTTGCATATGATACTTCAAAAGATGGATACGATGAGGAGAAAACGACCATGGGCCAGAGGATTGATGGGGACCAAGCTCACCATTTTTAg
- a CDS encoding importin beta-5 subunit (similar to Coccidioides immitis RS XP_001246533.1) → MEEQLVQLLANIQLPDQGPRQQAEIELKRARTNPAYPVSLAKIASHTSVSTGVRQAALTSLRQFIENNWAVGDQDDEPIIPIDDDTRAVLRQSLLDLALSQEEDRKVKISASYAVGKIAIHDFPEQWPNLLPTVLQTIPSGTDAQLHGALRVLGDLVDESLSEDQFFSMARDIAKTLTEVALNENRKPMLRALAISVFRSCFDLMNMVKDDHAKEVKAFAEELLAQWNPFFINVLKSRLPEADVSTGTQPESWNHIIALKLQVVKTLLRIRRVFPNLLLPQSTTFFSAVWEELNLLQTPHDELYIKTNAQGRLEDSDNLPYTLDFLVLEELDFLNQCFRSPPVKAELDGHLQAHASAQDVPWMVEIMRMLVSYSRVTQEEEELWDIDCSLYLAEETSVTANYTARTAAGDLLIKMGEWFNDKAVDGLFGFTKTLFPGDGSLWRSQESALFLFTMLLSDFQDLNKTIPDAVASAYLELVDFTINKPDEPLLRARGYLVAGIIGRSFQTPPALLDRMVHAIKNEESEVVQVACIKAIEGLINSGRVGADRQVAIITAIHSYMNDKDPAEMEEADELLVVLAETLRAAIGLDTKIALSGDIQSTDLLFMLAKLGASNFQVTMLISEAFEDIVGSLSDSASFGALCARTLPTLTGAFDVANITDDNPLVTVATELLAVLAENGSEPLPDGFVAAIFPKLNRLLMESDEGEVLRPGSEIVKWVLSHDHQQVFNWQDANGRSGLEVCLHIIDRLLGPAIEDNSASEVGGLAAELVEKAGQERLGPFLPQLLQAVANRLASAQAAAFIQSLILVFARLSLNGAQDVVEFLSQIQINGDSGLQVVMAKWLENSVSFAGYDEIRQNVIALSKLYALNDSRLAQIQVKGDLIVGADDGKIKTRSRAKQNPDQYTIIPAPLKIVKVLVEELASAAGAGAAASAAAAAIAAADFDEDNDEDGWEDDDDTLDLSLAATKADLMSFMEGGPQRRPDDETHSYLTDFFVRCGRENIASFQDWYNMLSEDEKTRLNQLADSAGQ, encoded by the exons atGGAGGAGCAACTCGTCCAGCTCCTCGCCAATATCCAGCTGCCGGACCAAGGACCCCGACAACAGGCTGAAATCGAGCTTAAGCGTGCTCGAACGAATCCCGCGTATCCTGTATCACTGGCTAAGATCGCCTCTCACACATCTGTCAGTACTGGTGTTCGCCAGGCCGCTTTGACCTCCCTAAGGCAGTTCATTGAAAACAACTGGGCGGTTGGCGATCAGGACGACGAACCCATAATCCCGATAGACGATGATACGAGAGCAGTGCTTAGGCAATCACTGCTTGATTTGGCATTGAGCCAAGAGGAGGATCGCAAGGTGAAAATCTCGGCGAG TTACGCGGTCGGCAAGATTGCCATCCACGACTTCCCTGAACAATGGCCAAACCTATTACCCACCGTCCTCCAGACAATCCCATCCGGCACCGATGCCCAGCTGCACGGAGCATTGAGGGTCCTCGGCGACCTTGTCGATGAGAGCTTGAGTGAGGATCAATTCTTCTCTATGGCTCGTGATATTGCCAAGACCTTGACTGAGGTGGCCCTGAACGAGAACCGGAAACCCATGCTTCGAGCCTTGGCTATTTCCGTCTTCCGATCTTGCTTCGATTTGATGAACATGGTGAAGGACGACCACGCGAAGGAGGTCAAAGCATTTGCAGAGGAGCTTCTGGCACAATGGAACCCGTTTTTCATCAATGTCCTCAAGAGTCGTTTGCCCGAGGCTGATGTGAGCACTGGAACCCAGCCCGAGAGCTGGAACCACATAATTGCTCTCAAGCTGCAGGTTGTCAAGACCCTGCTGCGCATCCGCAGAGTCTTCCCGAACCTACTCCTTCCCCAGAGTACCACCTTCTTCAGCGCTGTCTGGGAAGAGCTGAACCTGTTGCAGACCCCACACGACGAGCTTTACATCAAGACAAACGCCCAAGGCCGACTCGAGGACTCCGATAATCTTCCCTATACCTTGGACTTTCTTGTTCTGGAGGAGCTCGACTTCCTTAACCAGTGCTTTCGATCACCACCGGTCAAGGCAGAGTTGGATGGCCACCTACAGGCCCATGCTTCTGCTCAGGACGTACCTTGGATGGTTGAGATTatgaggatgctggtgagCTACTCACGCGTCACccaagaagaggaggagcttTGGGATATTGACTGCTCCTTGTACCTGGCTGAAGAAACGTCAGTCACGGCCAACTACACAGCCAGAACTGCTGCCGGTGATTTATTGATCAAGATGGGAGAGTGGTTTAATGATAaggctgttgatggactGTTTGGCTTTACCAAGACCCTGTTCCCTGGTGACGGATCCTTGTGGAGAAGCCAAGAATCCGCTCTGTTCCTTTTCACAATGCTCTTGAGCGACTTCCAAGACCTTAATAAGACCATTCCGGACGCTGTTGCTAGCGCCTATCTTGAACTTGTCGATTTTACCATCAACAAACCTGATGAGCCTCTCCTCCGTGCTCGCGGCTATCTTGTCGCTGGTATCATTGGCCGTTCTTTCCAAACTCCTCCGGCTCTGTTGGACCGAATGGTCCATGCCATCAAGAACGAAGAGTCGGAAGTCGTCCAAGTTGCTTGCATCAAGGCTATTGAAGGCTTAATCAACTCCGGACGAGTAGGCGCCGACCGACAAGTGGCAATCATTACTGCTATCCATTCGTACATGAATGACAAGGACCCCgctgagatggaagaagctgacGAACtccttgttgttcttgccgAGACGCTGCGTGCGGCAATTGGTCTGGATACCAAGATTGCGCTGTCTGGCGATATTCAATCCACTGACCTGTTGTTTATgcttgccaaacttggggCCAGCAACTTCCAGGTTACCATGCTCATTTCAGAGGCCTTTGAGGATATTGTTGGCAGCCTCTCCGACAGCGCTTCTTTCGGAGCTCTCTGTGCTCGCACCTTACCGACACTCACTGGTGCGTTCGACGTGGCCAACATCACGGATGACAACCCTCTGGTCACCGTGGCTACTGAGCTGCTCGCTGTTCTGGCCGAAAACGGTTCTGAGCCACTCCCCGATGGGTTCGTGGCTGCCATCTTCCCCAAGCTAAATCGTCTTTTGATGGAATCCGACGAAGGCGAAGTCCTACGACCTGGTTCTGAGATTGTTAAATGGGTTCTCTCTCACGACCATCAACAAGTGTTTAACTGGCAAGACGCAAACGGTCGATCTGGTCTCGAGGTCTGCTTGCACATCATTGACCGTCTACTCGGGCCAGCCATCGAGGATAACTCTGCTTCTGAAGTTGGTGGACTGGCTGCGGAGCTCGTGGAGAAGGCCGGTCAGGAACGCCTTGGACCGTTCCTGCCTCAGCTTTTGCAAGCGGTGGCGAATCGACTCGCATCGGCCCAGGCCGCTGCTTTTATTCAGTCTCTGATCTTGGTGTTTGCCCGACTCTCTCTCAACGGCGCTCAGGATGTTGTCGAGTTTCTCAGTCAGATCCAGATCAATGGCGATAGTGGACTACAGGTTGTTATGGCTAAGTGGCTTGAGAACTCTGTTAGCTTCGCAGGGTACGATGAAATTAGGCAAAA CGTCATTGCTCTTTCGAAACTGTACGCCCTTAATGACTCCCGTCTCGCCCAGATCCAAGTCAAGGGTGACCTCATTGTCGGGGCTGATGACGGCAAGATTAAGACTCGGTCACGGGCGAAGCAGA ACCCCGACCAATACACAATCATCCCCGCTCCCCTCAAGATTGTCAAGGTCTTAGTCGAAGAGCTTGCATCTGccgctggtgctggtgcggcTGCTAGCGCggctgccgccgccattgccgccgcGGACTTTGATGAGGACAACGACGAGGACGGCTgggaggatgacgatgataCCCTCGACCTCAGCCTGGCGGCTACCAAGGCTGACCTCATGTCTTTCATGGAGGGTGGTCCGCAGCGACGACCAGATGACGAAACTCATTCGTACCTGACGGATTTCTTCGTCCGATGCGGGCGCGAGAACATTGCTAGCTTCCAGGACTGGTACAATATGCTTTCTGAAGACGAAAAGACGAGACTCAACCAGCTTGCCGACTCTGCGGGCCAGTAA
- a CDS encoding PI31 proteasome regulator (similar to Metarhizium robertsii ARSEF 23 XP_007822266.2), whose product MASTLTVGAVLQAMADALPTHQPGDDSSDLASSYEAIALLVHAYLAALNFRLCGFDQDKPICKQGDEKRPDLPNTLTKTSLKAECESLAPRLPPAWNSGFGSLSFVYKHKQSSMQFVFRIDRMGSKVEVRGLAVGDENIHRFDRTVRDVVDSSALPIRISMDQGQDRSNLVEKLRRAFVSENAISDMLNDLKVKIVQKLIPKLQREGYVETADAEETARSERRAQEAQNPRRPYNPTVDPNIPYNPQGPLPEMARPRPGAPVGDFPLPGFEDEYEMLRPHPRGPVVMPGGRHPLNIGHDDLNPPGLGPHDPLRGSFVPGGLPHPGAPGGMHPTFDDPLFTGQGQGGMGGPGAYDPQAPPGARWDPVMPGGAPRFPGQGQGRGNGPFGGSGDGGFGGGFGGGHII is encoded by the exons ATGGCGTCGACCCTTACTGTCGGCGCCGTGTTACAGGCCATGGCTGATGCTTTGCCGACCCATCAACCAGGTGATGACAGTTCAGACCTAGCAAGCTCCTATGAGGCAATTGCTCTGCTTGTTCATGCATACCTGGCCGCGCTAAACTTCCGTCTCTGTGGTTTTGACCAAGATAAGCCAATATGTAAGCAAGGCGACGAGAAACGTCCTGACCTGCCAAATACACTGACCAAGACCTCTCTCAAAGCTGAGTGTGAATCTCTCGCACCTCGCCTCCCACCGGCATGGAATTCCGGATTCGGCTCTCTCAGTTTTGTCTACAAGCACAAGCAGTCATCCATGCAGTTCGTTTTCCGCATCGACCGCATGGGTTCGAAAGTCGAAGTCCGAGGCTTAGCTGTAGGCGATGAAAACATCCACCGATTCGACCGCACAGTGCGCGATGTTGTTGACTCAAGTGCTCTTCCCATTCGGATATCCATGGATCAAGGACAAGATCGCTCTAATTTGGTCGAAAAGCTACGTCGGGCGTTTGTCTCGGAGAATGCAATCTCTG ATATGTTGAACGATCTCAAAGTGAAGATAGTTCAAAAGCTCATCCCAAAGCTCCAGAGAGAAGGTTATGTAGAGACTGCCGACGCAGAGGAAACAGCTCGCTCGGAGCGGCGAGCCCAAGAAGCGCAGAACCCTCGCCGTCCCTACAATCCGACTGTCGATCCGAACATTCCTTACAACCCACAGGGTCCACTTCCCGAAATGGCTCGCCCTCGGCCTGGTGCGCCGGTTGGTGACTTTCCGCTGCCTGGATTCGAAGATGAGTATGAGATGTTGAGACCACATCCGCGCGGGCCAGTAGTGATGCCGGGCGGGCGTCATCCATTAAATATTGGCCACGACGACTTAAATCCTCCTGGACTTGGCCCTCACGACCCGCTTCGAGGGTCATTTGTCCCTGGGGGCTTACCACATCCAGGAGCACCTGGTGGTATGCATCCGACTTTTGATGACCCTCTTTTTactggacaaggacaaggcggTATGGGCGGCCCGGGAGCCTATGACCCGCAAGCGCCTCCTGGCGCTCGTTGGGATCCCGTCATGCCAGGAGGCGCACCAAGATTCCctggccaaggtcaaggacgaGGCAATGGTCCATTTGGTGGATCTGGAGACGGAGGCTTTGGCGGTGGCTTTGGTGGAGGGCATATTATTTGA
- a CDS encoding REV7-like protein (similar to Metarhizium acridum CQMa 102 XP_007806768.1), producing the protein MSPLDPDPPQASATAATSTALPPSQASALLSSFTNFLTVALHSILYYRKLYPEATFLTARAYNLPVHQSRHPGVCAWIRDAVTAVSAQIRSGSARQIALVIHAPQSFDVVERWIFDLQSFPATWGDKDTSLGPANDVNDGSREAADENVNWTDVNEALRGALSRISHAGQSRPDLPDGCTFTLGVELRDQALPPIQHPQLWIPAQPDLQPPTENRPDLGRAVGGTATTPIRPVQAGPLFFECWVEQGKLVPSFVPSQAAAHSSTAHILGDAPQFTTSSSS; encoded by the exons ATGTCACCACTTGATCCAGATCCCCCGCAAGCCTctgccaccgccgccaccagcACCGCTCTCCCACCATCCCAAGCCTCAGCGCTTCTATCATCCTTCACAAATTTTCTAACCGTTGCCTTACATTCCATCCTCTACTACCGGAAACTCTACCCAGAAGCCACCTTCCTCACAGCCCGGGCCTACAACCTACCCGTACACCAGTCTCGGCATCCCGGAGTCTGCGCCTGGATACGCGATGCCGTGACAGCTGTCAGCGCACAGATTCGGTCCGGATCTGCCCGCCAGATCGCTCTCGTCATCCACGCACCCCAGAGCTTTGACGTTGTAGAGCGATGGATTTTTGACCTGCAGTCCTTTCCTGCGACATGGGGCGACAAGGATACGTCTTTGGGACCGGCAAACGACGTTAATGATGGGAGTCGTGAAGCTGCGGATGAAAACGTCAATTGGACTGACGTCAACGAAGCTTTACGTGGAGCATTGAGTAGAATCTCGCATGCCGGCCAGAGTAGGCCGGATCTTCCTGATGGCTGTACTTTTACTTTGGGCGTGGAGTTGCGAGATCAAGCCTTGCCGCCTATCCAG CATCCACAACTTTGGATTCCTGCTCAGCCAGATCTCCAGCCACCTACTGAAAACAGACCAGATCTTGGCCGGGCCGTTGGTGGAACAGCCACCACGCCAATTCGCCCTGTACAAGCAGGGCCTTTGTTCTTTGAATGCTGGGTTGAGCAAGGTAAGCTCGTACCTAGCTTTGTTCCTAGCCAGGCTGCCGCACATTCTTCTACAGCGCACATTCTCGGGGATGCCCCGCAGTTTACAACATCATCAAGTTCGTAA